Part of the Methanobacterium bryantii genome, CCTTATTGAAAGCGATGACAGCTTATGTGGCAATGCAGCGGCTGAATTGGATGCATTAGTTATTTGTGGTAACGGCACTGATACAAAAACGCTTGAAGAGGCAAATGTAAGTGAGGCAGATGTTTTTGTTGCAGCTACTGGAAATGATGAGGCAAATCTTCTTTCCTGTATACTTGTAAAACAGTATAATATTTCTAAGGTTATCGCAAGGTTAAGCAACCCTGATCATGAAGAAGCATTTAAAAAAGTAGGAATAGATGATGTTATAAGTCCAGAGCTTACAGCAGCAGGGTACCTCGAAAAATTAATAACAAGGCCAAAGGTGGCTGACTTAATAGTTATTGGAAAGGGTGATGCTGAAATACTGGACCTTACAGTAAAAAATACTAAGGTTATAGGGAAGAAAATTAGCGAAATTAACCCTACAGATGATTATATAATTGTGGCCCTGTATAAAAATGGTGAAATAACCATTCCTAAGGCGGATATGGTTTTAAATGACGGGGATAAAGTATCAATTCTCGTTAAAAACCGCGCTGTAAAGGATGTTGTGAAGACATTTACAAAATAAATGTATAAATTTCTTATTTTAAAATAGTTTTAAACTAAATTAATTATTTTTTTAGGTTTATTTTCAGTTATATTAAGGTTATAATAAAGCATAATGCTGCTACAAATATCCATTCTCCATCAACCAGCAGATCTGTAGCATATTTGGGAACTTTTTCAGTATTACAGAAATAGTGGATATACCAGTATCCGTAAATGATACAGAAAACCAACACTGGAAGATAACGTGTAAAAAAACCCCAGTAAATGGATAATGCAAGCCATGGAATAAGTGAAGAATGAATTGCTAATAACAATTTTTTGGTTTTTGTCCGTCCGATAACAACAGGGATGGTTTTTATATTGTTCTCTCGGTCCCCTTCTATGTCTCTTACATCAAAAATAACTGCATTTACAACTAGTTTAATGAAAATGAAAAATGATAATAAGATTGTGATTATGGTAGATTTGTATAAACATGTTAATGGAAGTGCAATTATTTCAATTGTCCAACTTAGGGCTGCGGTAACATTTTTTGCATAGGTTATATTTTTTAAACGTGGAATATTGAGGGGTATATTTACACTATATAAAATTCCAGCAAATAATGGGAAGAGCAGAATAATTACAGCTAAAATATTAACAAAAAACCCCAATAAAAGAGTAGTAGTATAAGATAATACTGTTATAATCAGAATAAATTTTTCATTACCTAAAACGTAATTCTTTCTTTCGGGTGAATTGATTGAATCTTCATATTTATCTGTTAATTTATTTAAGTTGTATATGCTGAGAATTACAAAAAACATTGCTAAAAGTAAGTTAATGTTTGGTACAATATCTAACAATAAAAATGAAAAATATATTAATGAAAAACCAACGGAAGATATAAATAGTGAGTTTATTATTAAAAATAATATTAAATTTTTAATTTGTAAAAATAATTTATTAATTAACTTTTTTTGATTTTTTGAGATAGTATTCAAATAATTTTTGTCCCCATACAATGGCATTTTTATCATCACTTATGAGATCCATACTATAATCATATATTCCGTCAACTATAAACAATCCAAAGGAAATAAAGTTATCAGTGACAGTAAATGCTTCTCTCACTTCTTCATCTATTACATATAACTTGAAGTTCTTTTTTGATAGTAATTCATTTAAAATCCCTCGATTTAGTATTTTTAAAATAGAGATAGTCACTATAAGTTGGATATCTACACCCTTTGAAATCAAAGTTGCTATAATCTCTGGAAAGTCAGGATGATAAACGGGAGAAACTCCTTTCATTTTTTTTGTTTGCTTAAGTAATTGTATAAAATTTGTATGTGGCTTATTGATGTTTGTAAAGTCCGATTTTATAAGAATTGAATCATTCAAATCTCCGATTTTTAACAACAATTCTTCAGGGATTCTGTCTATTTCATGATTAAGCCATAATTTCTCATGACTTTTTATAGTATCTATTGTTTTAATTAGATTTATTAATTTAAGGGCAAATATTTTCCCTATTTGTGATAAACTATATTTTTCCCCGTTTTTAAAGATTAAGTCGCGTTTTTCAAGCTTGCTTGTACCATGGATAATGGTAGATGATTCTAGGTTAAGGTCCTGTTTTAAGCCAGTTAAGTTTTTGGAACTTTCATTTAAACTCAACAATATGCCGGTACGAACATTGGAGCTGGTTAAAAACTTCAAAAGGTCTGCTGCCTCGTCATACTGTTCATAAATACCTTTTGAATTCATATTTTATACTTCCTTATTGATATAAATTGCGATTATTGTTATTAAGTAATATTGAGACATTTAATAGTAATATACATGCTTTTATAATTATTTTTATATTAATCAATATAATATGCACATTGATAGAATAAATACTATATTATTTTTATTTCTTGAGCATTATTTTATCTAATAAGTATATGTATCCTATTTAATAAATTAAAGCTAAAAATAACTTAAATTAAAATGTTATCCTTGAATTTATATAAATAAATTTAGAAAATTAAGATTTAAATTAGAAAAATCAATAAATTCCTTTAATCATTCTATTAGATAAATTTATATGCTCTGAACTGTTATCAACTGCAGGGCCGTGTCCTGGAAGTAGATATTCCACATCAAGTTTGGAAAGCTTCTCTAAAGATTCCCTCAACATATTTATATCTCCACCAAGGTCATATCTCCCAAATCCTCCATTTGCAAAAACAGTATCTCCAGATATCAGTGTTTTGCCGTTATAAAGGCAGATACCACCTATTGTATGTCCGGGTGTATGAATTACCTCGAAATCATGGATTTTATCTCCTTCTGTTAGTTTAAAATCAACTTTTTGAGGTTCTATACTTCTTCCAAACATCTGGGAAGCAACTGCAATAGGATCTCCATTTTCAAGCGCGAGGGCATCTTTTTCATGTATTGCAAGTTTAGAATTAAAATATCTGTTTCCACCTACGTGATCGTAGTGGCAGTGGGTGTTTACAATCAGTGATATGTCTGAAATATTTAAATCTGCTTTTTTTAGTGATTCACGCAAATATTCAATATTTTCACCGGTTCCAGTATCAACTATAACATCATCAAAGACGTAAATATTACAATCAGAACCAGACCCTTCAATCATGAGGATATCATTTATTTTTTTCAAATTCAATCACCTTTTGATGATTCAGGTAAAAATAGTAATGGGGTCACCGGGATTTGAACCCAGATCCTAGGATTTCTCTTGTCTCAGTACTCCAATTGATCATCATTGGGTACTAAACCTCAGAGCGCGCATTTCTTCAAAGACAACTGGAGTCCCAGATGATAGCCTGGTTACACTATGACCCCTAAATAATCATTAATTTTAATTATTCAAAATTGAAAGCCAAGGGAGAGATTTGAACTCCCGTGTAATGGATCTGCAGTCCACCGCTTCGCCTCTAAGCTACCTTGGCATATCATAGCTCATTAGTTAAATTATGCTGTATTAGTATTTAAACCTTACGGAATGTGAGGTTCTGAATTTAACAGAATAACTCAATCAAATAAGACAAATAAATCATACTTAACTTCTTTTGAAGTTTTTTAGAAACATAATTACAATTAATTATAGATGTATTATAGATTATCTATAATAATACTTTCGTGTTGGTCCTGAAAAATATGAAAGTTGCTACTGTTCTTTATGAAGTTGCAGATAATGGAATTGTTTAAACTTTTGGCACATAGAAAACCTGCACTTTTCTTAAAAATCATTTATGGCTGAATGAAGAATAATTTGGGAGTTTAGGCTTTCTTGGGGTTATATTATTTTAAAAAATAAGGATAATGTTTATATTTTGAATTCTATTCACCGGAAGAATCAATATGTGGAGATATTGGCTAATATCTCACAGGAGGCGGCTGTATTGATTCTCATTTTAAAAAAGTATATCCCACCCTCTCCAAATAGAATCTAAATAATAAACATGCAGGTTTTTAGATTTTATTCCTAATTAAAGTCTAAATTCACCGATAATTGCTCTCATTTGATTTCTACTTTGAAGCTTTCTGCCCTGTCTACTTTTGGGGCTTCAACTGTTAAAACATCGTCTTGGAAGGTAGCTTTAGCTTCGTTAGGTATCACTTTTTGAGGGAATTGCACTTCTCGTTTGAAAAGACCAGTTGTATTATCGTTTATAGTAATGCTTCCATTTTCGATTTCCTGCGTTATATCAAAGCATGCTTCAACTTTAAGATTTGAATCTGTAATTTTAAGTTTAATATCCTCTTTTTTAACGCCAGGCATGTCCAAATGCACGATTATATTTTCATCTGTTTCGATAATATCTTTTTCCGGTGCAGATTTGTAGTCTGTAACTGATTTTCCGAAATTGTATTTAATATTATCTGCTGTTCTTGTTGTGGTTTTCAATATTTGTTTAACTAAACTTCTTTTAGTTAGAATGGTATTTTCGCTGTGTCTGTGCCTTTTATCTGCTGAAATTGAATTAACAACATTAAAGAATTCTGAAGCTGTTTTTTTCATACCTTTATGTGATTTTTTAGCCATATGTTCTGAAAATTCGGCCATATCTTTTGAAATTGACATTTTTATTATCTCCCAGTATATTTATTAATTTAATTTTAATTTTTAATACTCGTTTTTTGATAAATTATGAAACATATTTTGAGTCCTAAGGTTCATGACGTCGCTAAAATAAAGAACCTGCAGAAATTAAAGTTTCATTTTTCATTTGATTTCCAAGGTAAAACTTTCTGTTTTCTCCAATTTTGGAACTTCAACTGTTAAAATGCCATTTTCAAAGGTAGCTTCAGCTTCTTCTGGAACTACTTTCTTAGGGAATCTAACAGATCGCCTCATAACACCTGATTTCCTATCATGAAATGTTATGTAACTTCCTTGTTCGACTTCCTGTGTTATATCAAAATTAGCTACAATTTTAAGGTTGGTTTCGGTAAGTTTTAGTTCAATATCTTCTTTTTTGATGCCTGGTAAGTCCACATGTACTATTACGTCTTCATCTGTTTCAATAATATCCTTTCCAGGTACAAATGTGTAGTCAACCACTGATTTTTCGATATCGTACTTAATACTGTCGATTGTTCGTGCGGTATCTTCCAGCATCCTTTCAACTAAACCTTTCCTATCTAAAATAGTTTTTTGTTTATTTCTATATCTTTTGTTCATATTTTCAGCCTCATTATTTGAGTCGCTTTCATTATATTTCAAAAATAATATATAAACTTTTCCATAACTTATTAAATTTAAAAGCTTATTATTTGACTGAATATTATAAATATAGATTAATAATTATCATCTGTTGAAAATAGGGTTATAAAATTAATATTAAAGGAACAGAACAACATATAATTGGGTGATGTTAAAATTGGAAGGAGTATAACTAATTAAACAACTAAATTTTTAAAATTTTCAGTTGATATTACATTTTAAAAGAATTATTAAGTTCTTCTTGATTTGTTCTGTTTTTAAATAAGAGTTTATACATAATTAATATTTAGAGATAATGAATGAGGTGATAAAACATGGT contains:
- a CDS encoding Hsp20/alpha crystallin family protein → MNKRYRNKQKTILDRKGLVERMLEDTARTIDSIKYDIEKSVVDYTFVPGKDIIETDEDVIVHVDLPGIKKEDIELKLTETNLKIVANFDITQEVEQGSYITFHDRKSGVMRRSVRFPKKVVPEEAEATFENGILTVEVPKLEKTESFTLEIK
- a CDS encoding MBL fold metallo-hydrolase, with translation MIEGSGSDCNIYVFDDVIVDTGTGENIEYLRESLKKADLNISDISLIVNTHCHYDHVGGNRYFNSKLAIHEKDALALENGDPIAVASQMFGRSIEPQKVDFKLTEGDKIHDFEVIHTPGHTIGGICLYNGKTLISGDTVFANGGFGRYDLGGDINMLRESLEKLSKLDVEYLLPGHGPAVDNSSEHINLSNRMIKGIY
- a CDS encoding potassium channel family protein; this encodes MYIVIMGAGRVGLNLASNLVSRGHDVTLIESDDSLCGNAAAELDALVICGNGTDTKTLEEANVSEADVFVAATGNDEANLLSCILVKQYNISKVIARLSNPDHEEAFKKVGIDDVISPELTAAGYLEKLITRPKVADLIVIGKGDAEILDLTVKNTKVIGKKISEINPTDDYIIVALYKNGEITIPKADMVLNDGDKVSILVKNRAVKDVVKTFTK
- a CDS encoding Hsp20/alpha crystallin family protein, with translation MSISKDMAEFSEHMAKKSHKGMKKTASEFFNVVNSISADKRHRHSENTILTKRSLVKQILKTTTRTADNIKYNFGKSVTDYKSAPEKDIIETDENIIVHLDMPGVKKEDIKLKITDSNLKVEACFDITQEIENGSITINDNTTGLFKREVQFPQKVIPNEAKATFQDDVLTVEAPKVDRAESFKVEIK
- a CDS encoding helix-turn-helix transcriptional regulator, translating into MNSKGIYEQYDEAADLLKFLTSSNVRTGILLSLNESSKNLTGLKQDLNLESSTIIHGTSKLEKRDLIFKNGEKYSLSQIGKIFALKLINLIKTIDTIKSHEKLWLNHEIDRIPEELLLKIGDLNDSILIKSDFTNINKPHTNFIQLLKQTKKMKGVSPVYHPDFPEIIATLISKGVDIQLIVTISILKILNRGILNELLSKKNFKLYVIDEEVREAFTVTDNFISFGLFIVDGIYDYSMDLISDDKNAIVWGQKLFEYYLKKSKKVN
- a CDS encoding UbiA family prenyltransferase: MLDIVPNINLLLAMFFVILSIYNLNKLTDKYEDSINSPERKNYVLGNEKFILIITVLSYTTTLLLGFFVNILAVIILLFPLFAGILYSVNIPLNIPRLKNITYAKNVTAALSWTIEIIALPLTCLYKSTIITILLSFFIFIKLVVNAVIFDVRDIEGDRENNIKTIPVVIGRTKTKKLLLAIHSSLIPWLALSIYWGFFTRYLPVLVFCIIYGYWYIHYFCNTEKVPKYATDLLVDGEWIFVAALCFIITLI